The Candidatus Eremiobacterota bacterium nucleotide sequence CTTCCTCAAAATGAAAGGACTCCGCGGAAAAACGCTTTTTTTCCACAATCATCGGAACCACCTCGCAAAAGTTTTTCGACAGTCAGCGCCTCGCCATTTCTTCCCGGGCTTCCTTGAGCGCCTCATGAGCTTCCTTATGGCTCTCATAAATATGGGGCGCCACGTTGCGCTCGGCGAGTGCCTCGCCCAGCTTCATTCTCAGGAAGGCGCTCGTGGTATACCTCGTAACACCGCGGTAATACTTCTTCACCAGATGGGAGACCATATCCATGTATTCATCCATGAGCTCCGGCAGGATCGAGAAATTGTCATAATTTACCACCGTGGAGACTTTCCGGGAGAGGGGCGACAGGATCTTCTCCGCATGCTTTCTGATTGCCTCGATCTCCCTCGTGGAGCGCACCGAGAGCCCTTCAAAGTTGACAAAGAAAAGGTTTTCCTGAGGCCTGTACACAAGGCGCTCTTCCAGGGGAACTGCCAGGAGCTCATCACGGAGGCCCATGGGCTCATCGACGAATATGCGCTCATCCATGAGGGGGATAGTGCCGTGATAAAGGGGACGGAAGTCCATGTGGGCCAGGATATCCTTTTCAATCTCGACGCCGGGCGCCACCTCTACGAGCTCAAGGCCCCGGGCTCCCAGCGAAAAGACGCACCGCTCGGTGATGAAAAGGACCGGCTGCCCCCGCCTTGCCGCAAGCTCCCCGCTGAAGGTGACATGCTCCACAGCGGCTATGAATTTCCTCTTCCCGCCCTCTTTCCCTATGTGAAGCTTCCCTCCATGGGCTTTCACTTCGCTCTCTCCGGCCAGGAAGGTGCCTACGAAGACGATCTTCCTGGAATTCTGGCTGATGTTGATAAATCCGCCGGCGCCTGCGAGCTTTGAGCCGAAGCGGCTCACGTTCACGTTGCCGAGGGAGTCTGCCTGCGCCATACCCAGGAAGGCCACGTCGAGGCCGCCGCCATCGTAGAAGTCAAACTGCGAAGGCTGGTCTATTATTGCCTCGGTGTTCACAGCGGCGCCGAAGTTGAGACCCGAAGCAGGGAGGCCCCCTATGACGCCCGGCTCGGTAGTGAGGGTGATCAGGTCAAGCACTTTCTCCTCGTGGGCCACCGAGGCAACGCCTTCAGGCATTCCTATGCCCAGGTTCACTACGCTGTTGGGACGGAGCTCGAAGGAGGCGCGCCTGGCGATAATCTTGCGGGCGCTCATCTTCATGGGAGGGACATTCTGCATGGGAATCCTTATCTCGCCTGAAAAAGCGGGGCTGTAAGGCTCCGCAAAGGTCTGCCAGTGATGCTTCGGCTCTGCCACCACAATACAGTCTACAAGGATTCCGGGAATTTTTACCAGCCGGGGATTAAGGGTGCCCTTCTCAGCGAGGCGCTCAACCTGCACCAGCACGAAGCCTCCCGAGTTTTTGGCCGCCATGGCGATGGCCTGGGCCTCCAGCGTGAGCGATTCGCGCTCCATCGTCACATTCCCGTCAGTGTCGGCCGTGGTGCCCCTGAGGAGCGCCACGTTGATCGGGAAGGCCCTGTAAAACAGGTATTCCTCTCCATCAATAGTCATGACGCGCACAATGTCTTCCCTGGTCTTCTCGTTGAGCTTTCCGCCGCCTTTCCGGGGATCGACAAAGGTCCCAAGCCCCACCGGGGTGAGGGTCCCTGGCTTATGGGCCGCAATGTCCCTGAAGAGGTGCGAGATGCACCCCTGGGGAAGGTTGTAGGCCTCTATCCGGTTTTCCAGGGCCAGCTTCCCCAGGGCCGGCACAAGACCCCAGTGCCCGCCGATGACGCGGTGCAGAAGCCCCTCGAGGGCAAGCATGTTAAGGCCCCGCTCCTTGCCGTCACCCTGGCCTGCCGCATAGACAAGGGTGAGCCCGCGGGGCGAGCCGGTCTCTTCATGCCGCTCCCTCAATGCCAGGGCCAGGGCCTCCGCAAAGCCGATACCCACGAATCCGCCTGTGGCAATCGTGTCACCATCCCTTATCAGATTGACGGCCTCCTGGGCAGTGACGACCTTGCCCTTTGCCATGGAAAGCGCCGGCGTTGAAGCCATGAGGGGATGAACTGCTGGATGTCTCTGCATGGTGACACACTCCTTTTTTATCCTGTCAAGGCCGCCGCTTCCATGGGAATCAGGGCCTTTCCGTATAATCTTCCTGACGGCGGGGAAATCC carries:
- a CDS encoding acyl CoA:acetate/3-ketoacid CoA transferase gives rise to the protein MASTPALSMAKGKVVTAQEAVNLIRDGDTIATGGFVGIGFAEALALALRERHEETGSPRGLTLVYAAGQGDGKERGLNMLALEGLLHRVIGGHWGLVPALGKLALENRIEAYNLPQGCISHLFRDIAAHKPGTLTPVGLGTFVDPRKGGGKLNEKTREDIVRVMTIDGEEYLFYRAFPINVALLRGTTADTDGNVTMERESLTLEAQAIAMAAKNSGGFVLVQVERLAEKGTLNPRLVKIPGILVDCIVVAEPKHHWQTFAEPYSPAFSGEIRIPMQNVPPMKMSARKIIARRASFELRPNSVVNLGIGMPEGVASVAHEEKVLDLITLTTEPGVIGGLPASGLNFGAAVNTEAIIDQPSQFDFYDGGGLDVAFLGMAQADSLGNVNVSRFGSKLAGAGGFINISQNSRKIVFVGTFLAGESEVKAHGGKLHIGKEGGKRKFIAAVEHVTFSGELAARRGQPVLFITERCVFSLGARGLELVEVAPGVEIEKDILAHMDFRPLYHGTIPLMDERIFVDEPMGLRDELLAVPLEERLVYRPQENLFFVNFEGLSVRSTREIEAIRKHAEKILSPLSRKVSTVVNYDNFSILPELMDEYMDMVSHLVKKYYRGVTRYTTSAFLRMKLGEALAERNVAPHIYESHKEAHEALKEAREEMARR